AATTCTTGGTATTTATCATGTGTAACTGCTTCTGGAATGTTAGAACGCTCTCATGCTTATAAAGATGCGCTTGCAAATGGGAAGACTCCAACGGCAGGTTTATTATTTTATCCAGCTTTAATGTCTTCAGATATTTTAACATTTGATTCACATTTTGTGCCTGTTGGAAAAGATCAGGCTCAGCACTTAGAATATGCTTCAGATATGGCTCAATTATTTAATAATGCAGTGAAAAAAAATGTATTTAATATTCCCAAAGCCATCATTCAAGAGACACCAACATTAGTTGGAACTGATGGTGAACGAAAAATGAGTAAAAGCTATGATAATGTTATACCGATTTTTTCTACAAAAAAAGAACTTGAACGAAAAGTAAAAGAAATAAAAACTGATTCAAAGGGGTTGGACGATCCAAAAGATCCCAATACCTGTACAATTTTTCAAATATTTAAATCATTTGCTTCCCCCCAGGCAATTTCATACATGGAAGAAAGGTTAAAGAGAGGTATTGGTTATGGCTACGGGCATGCAAAGAAAGATTTTATCGATGAACATGAAAAAGTGTTTGGTGCCTATCGGGAGAAATATGAATATTATTTAAATGATATAAATGCTGTTAGAAAATTATTACGTCCGGGCTATGAACGTGCACATTCATATGCTGAACAAGTTACAAAAAGAGCAAGAGAAGCATTGAATCTCAAAAATTATTGGTAATTTTTTAAACTTTTTTAAGTAAAAGTGAATATAGTTAATTTTTAAATTGAGCTTAGGCAGATTTAAAGAAAATCAGCCTTCGTAACTCTATGAACTTTTAATGTGTTGGTTGGTAGCATTTGGCTTACCGGAATACCTCCAGTAATCAAAATAAGATCACCTTCTTTTACAAAACCTTCTTTAACAAGATATTTTCCAATTTCTGAAAATGCTGTATCAGTATCATAAAAAATATTATTTAAAACTCCCAACACTCCTCGTACTAAACATAATTTACGCACAACATCAGGGCGAGGACTAAATGCAATTACGGGAGTTTGTGGGCGATATTTTGCAACATATCTAGCCATGCTACCTGTTAAGGTAAGACAAATGATTGCAGTCGCATTCATTTTTTCAGCAAGTTCAACAGCTGTTTTAGCAAAAGCTTCACCAGAAAATTCATCTTCATTTTGATTGAATGGAAAGATTTCTATTGGAGCTAACGTTTTACTATTATCAACTCTATTTAAAATATCACGCATTGTTGCAACCGCGAGCTCAGGATATTTACCAGAAGCACTTTCACCAGATAACATTGTTGCATCGGCATGATCAAAAACTGCATTTGCGACATCGCAAACTTCTGCCTTTGTTGGTCTTCTATGTTCAATCATGGAATCAAGCATTTGGGTAGCAACAATGACAGGCTTGCCTTTTTTAAGGGCAGCTTCTATGATTTTTTTCTGATAAGCTGCTACATTTGCAAAACCACATTCAACACCAAGATCACCACGGGCTACCATAATACCATCAGAAACATCGCAAATTTCATCTATATAGTTAATAGCACCAAGCATTTCTACTTTTGTCACAACTGGTGTATCAGCGCCTAATGCACGGAGCATCATTTTTAATTTTGCAACATCACTTGGAGTTTGCACAAATGACAGTGCAACATAGTCAACTCCTTGAGCAACCCCAAACAATAGATCACGTATATCTTTTTCTGTTGTAGCTGGAATAGAGAGGTGACACTCTGGGAAATTAACTCCTTTGCGGGATTTTAAAAAGCCACCATGGGTAACTTCACAAATAACGTCAGCTCCTTTGATTTCTATGATTTTCATTGCAAGAAGCCCATCATCTAAAAGAATTCGTGCTCCTATTTTTACATCATTTGCAAGTTCCCGATAATCTATTGGAATAAATTCATTTGAAGTTTGTTCAGGGGCATAACGTAAAGTCAAAACTTGTCCACGAGTTATTTTTATTCCACCGTCCTTCAATTTTCCAGTTCTAATTTTAGGACCTTGAAGATCTTGCAAAATTGCTACTTGTTTGTTTTTTTCACGCGATATTTCTCTAATTAATGCAATATTAGCCGCGTGCATTTCATGGTCACCATGGGAGAAATTTAATCTAGCAACATTCATACCGGCATCAATTAGTTTTGAGATCATTTCTTTATTGCTTGATGAAGGTCCTAGAGTACAAACAATTTTTGTTCTGGGTAATTTATTGAGATCCATTATTCTCCTCACTTGTATTTGAGTTTAAATTTCTTGAATTAATAATTTGTTCTATTTGGATTTCTGCATTGAAAAGCTGCGACTTTAATTTTTCAATTAAGTTATAGGCTTCCGCCAATTTCTGCGAAAGTTCATCAATAGGAATAGTTTCATTTTCCATCTTCATTAAAATATCATTTACTTGTTTTAATAAGACCGGATAACTTTGATTTTCCATAGAAATTCCATGTTTTAAATTTAAAAGTCCAACTCAGTAGATTCTCTACTTTCGCTTACTGCTTTCACCAAGACTTCTACAAAGATATAATGATTTTCGCAATCACCAGCGAATTTAAGTTTTAAGTTTTTAGAATAAGTTGGGCTCAAAAAATGTTTCCCTTGAAGAAGATTGTTCGCATCATCATATACTAAGGCAAAACCTCGTTGTAAATTTTGTTCTATGCTTGATTTTATTATTTTCAACATTTTTTCAATATTTTTGAGATTCTTTTGTTCTGATTGAATCCTTTTTAGAGCTGAAGATGTGCATTTTTCTTGCAATGATAAAATAAAATTTTTTTCTTTTGCGAGTCTTTTAAGTAAAAAATAAGTAATATTATCAACCTTTTGGAAAAAAAATTGGTATGAATGGAGAACTGTATCTGTTAAAATTCGTGCTGCAGCTGTAGGGGTTTTTTCTGAGATGTTGGCGACCTCGTCTGCAATGCTGTTATCGTCAAAATGACCTATAGCGGTGAGCACAGGCAATGGGCATAATGCTATTTGCTCAGCGATTGAAAAATCATCAAACCAACGCAGATCTAATCTACTTCCTCCTCCTCTTGTAATTACAACACAATCATAAAAAAAAGTATTTTTGGCTACTATTTGAAAAGCTGAGACAATATTTTCAGCCGTTTTTTCACCTTGCATATTACAATCAAATAAAGTTATTTTAAATGCAATTTTTGATAATGAAAGTTCATTTATAAAATCAGAATAAGCTCTGCTATCTTTTGCTGTAATTAAAGCAATTTTTAAAGGGTATGAAGGAAATGAAATATTTTTATTTTTATGATACAAACCCTTATTTTTTAAAGATTGAACGATAGCTAAACGTTGGAGAGCTAGCTCACCTTGGGTAAAATGAATATCAATATCTTCAATAATGCCGATTATTTTCGCACCTTCTTTGCGAAATTCACAGCGGATAAGAATTTTAATTTTAGTACCGTCAGAAAATAAAATTTGATTTAGCTTACTATCTAATCTTTTTCTCACATTTACCCATATTATACATGGTATACTTGCTGTTTTGTTAAAGTTAGATGAAGCCTGTTCTTTATCAATTAAATCAAAAAAAAGATGTTCATTACTTTGTTTTAAATTAGATATTTCTCCAGAAATCCAATAATTATGAAATAAATTTTTTGTTATAATATTATTTATAAATAAAAGGAAATTTGTTACTGAATAAGAATCCGTTGGTATGGCTGGAGATTCTAAATTCTTAATATCAAAGTGATCCTCAATTGATAAGCCTAGTTTTTTCAAGTTTTCCAAATTTTCATTGGTAAGGAATAACCACCAATTTTTTGCTAATGGATCCCATTTTCCTCCAATAATTTTAATTTTCTCTTTTAAATTAAAAGTGTTTCCGCTTAGAATTATTTTTTGTTCTTGTTTGTTTAATAAAATTTTCATTTTTTTTCTTTATAGGAAATATAATACTGCAAATTATCAGGAATTTTAGGGAAAAAATGTGAAATGATTTTTAAATCAAAATCAATTGTGTTTTGATCGAAAGCGTGATTTTCATAGGATTTTAATAAGTAGAAATCATTATAATTATTGATATTAAAAAGGTTACTATTTATAAAATTAGGATTTGGTTTTAATAAGAATTCTCCAATTCTAAGCTGTAATTGATCCAAATTTTTATTATCCTTAACAAACTCTAGTTGAAAATTATTTGTAAATCGCTCAGAAAACAATAAGCAATTTACTTGTAGTTTAGGGATAACACTTTCATTTTGAACTTTCAAATCCGCCACGTAAGATTCTGACTTGGAGTCAAAGTAAATTTGCCAAATTTTTATATTATAATCTGAAAAACATCGTGCAATTTTATCTTTAGTTGAAATTTTAAATTTTATCGTTTTAAAATTGTAAAATGTAAATGCTAAATCTTGTAGTTGGTATTTATCTCTTTCATCTTCAATTTTTTTTACGTAATCTGAAAAAAAAGAGATGGGAATGAAAAAATTCTCATTTGTAAAGTAATAATTATCTTTAAATAAAAAGTATTCTTCATTTTTTGAATGGAATGTTATTGTTTGTATGTCTTTATAATTAAATAATTCTGCTCCTTTTAAATATGAAATTATTATGTTAATTAATAAATTTTGAGAAATACGACTATTTTCTTGAAGTTTACTAAGTGAACTGAAGTAATTTTTATTTATAGTATTATTTAATATTGCGATAATCGAAAAATTAGTAAGCATATTTTTTGGGTTAAAATTAAAATCATAGGAATTTAAGAGAAATATATTTATATTTGTATCTAGTTTTTTTAATGTACTCAATAAATATTCTTCTGAAAAATCATCATGTTCAATATTTATTCGGATAAAATCTTGATTGGTAGTATTTATAATTTGAGACAAAGAATCTGATATATTAGAAAGTGATCTTTTTCTGTTAATAGAAATAAATAAATTAGAGTTATTGTCATTTAATTTGTTGTTAAAATTATCATAAATAGCTATTTTTAAATACGATTTTGAATTACTGTTTGCTAATTTATATAAATATTTAAAGTTTTCAAGAAAAATATCATTTGAATTATATGTAAAACCATTATTTAGTAAGGAATTGTTGGATTCTAATGAAAGAATATTCTCTTTATAATTAGTTGATATAGGAAAAGAGTTCTTATTTATGAATAAATTGTTATTTTGGTAAATTTTTTTAATTTCAGTGAAAAATTGATCTGATAAATTTTTGTGTTTGATAGTAAAAAAAACAGACTTTTTACTTGAATTAATTTTTTTTATTCCATGAAAAATAAGAGCACCAGAAGAATTTTTAGTCCATGATATGATCAATGATTTTCCTTGGTAATTTTCTGGTATTTTAATTTCTGTAAATTGATTGTTGTTCATCTCAAATTGTAATTTTTCATCATTATCAAAGCTTAATATTACATGACTGGGAGTTTCTCCTTTATTCGCAGCAATTCCTTTATTTTCAAAAACTAATACTTTTGATTTAAGGTAATCATAGCAATCACAAGAAATACTTTCATTAGGTAATAGAATAATTGTGTTACTTTCAACAAGTTCTTTCTTAGTATTATTTAAAGAGAATGTAATTTTTTTTTGTAAATTGTTTGTTTTTTCTATTTCTATTATTGAATTATCTTTCAATAAATCTGTACTTATTTCTTGTTTTTTAACTCGTTTGTTATATTTGAAATAATCAAAAATATATTTGTCTTCTACTAAATTTGTTACATTAATTAAGTATAAGTTTTTATTAAAATCATTTTTTTCTATAAATTCATCGATGGATAGTTGTTGAATAGGGGTAATTAAAATATTTTGTTTAATTAAAAAGAAGTATAAAGAGTTTCTAAAGAAATATATTGATGAAAAAATTAAAATAATTGCTATAATAAAGTAAGGATATTTTTTATCATGATTTTTTTTCATGTTTTTTCCGAGTATAAAATAAATATTTTTTCAAAAAATTGTTTGTTTATAAAAAAATTAATATCGTTGAATAAACTTTTTTCAATCTGCTTTTCACAAGTTGAGTTTAAATCTTTGTTACTTGATATTATTTTTTGAGGAAACTCTCTTATGTTAATTTCAAAAGAGTAACTAATGTCTTTTGCTTCATTCATACTGCATTTATAAAATCTTTTCAATCCTAATGATTGTTGAATATTTTCATTGAATTTAATTGATACTCTATTATTACTAACGGAAAATATTTTATTTAAATTAGCATTATTGTTTTCTTCAAAATAATTAAAAGAAATATCACTTTTGTAATTATTGAAATAAATATTTCCTAAATTTATAATGTTTTGAATAGATAAGTTTGGTGAGGATTTTTTTGTTAACTCAATAAAATCTGTTTTTTTGTCTTTTCTAAAAGAAAAAATATTGATATTTAATTCATTTGACTCAAGTGTTTCATTTATTTTTTCTATGATTTTTATAAGATTCGCTGGTTCAGATTTTTCTGGAAATACTGTAACAATTAACTTTTTTCGATCTTTCTTAGTATTCAGTCTTAGATAAAAATCTTCTAATATTATATCGCTAATATCTTCTGCTTTATTTAAGCAGAGTGTCATTGGAAAAAATTTTAAAACAATTAAATTTGGAAGAAATAAAAGAATAGGATTTAAATTTTGCAAATAAAAATAATTTTTTAAACTTTGGATATTATTGTCGCACTGAACTCCTGAATCAAGATATTTAGTTAGAGTAGCAATACTTGATGGATTGCTTATATTGCTAAAACTTATTTCCAAGTTATCTTTTCTAACTTTTTTCATATGCTCTTCTAGAGATGAATAAAAAGATGAATTTGGAATCTCATTTCTAATTCCTGATTCAAAAGGATACAACCCTGTTAGAAGTGATATATAATTAGGTAACTGCATATTTGAAACAAGGGAAATTTCATATGAATTAAAAATAAAGTTTTTTTCTAAATATTTAAATTCGTTTGATTTTTTTAAGCTTTCAAAATTAGAGTTACTATTATTTTCAAGAATGAATAAAATGTTTGTGTTTTTTATATTGTTTTTACTTTCGGATCTAAAATTTTCTGTTTTTTTCCAATCATAAATTAAAAATATAATAATTCCTGAAAATAATAATATTATTCTTATTTTTTTCTTGTATAAATTTTCATTTATATTTATAAAGAAAACCATAAATGAGATGATGAAGAAAATTATAAATAAGAAATTTAAAACACTTGATGTATTCGTTATTAATGATGATTTTATAGAACTTTTTCCAAAAAAATATCCTGAAAAATTTGTGGATAAAATGAATATTGTCATGACAATTAAAGTGAAAAATCTTTGAACCTTTATTTGTGATTTTATTAATAATATACCTATAGAAAATCTAATTATGATTGATGGTATTATTAAGGAAATAAAGTTTAATGCTATCAATATTAGATAATCACTAAAAGATAGTATTGGCATATTTGTTATTGTTATGTTCTCAGGATAGTAGCTTAAAAAATTTTTTTCCCAAGAATAGTAAATCAACAAATTTTTTAGAATACAAAACAATATAAGTATTAAAGAAGTAAAATAAAAAAAGTTCTTATCCAATAAAAATTTGGAAATATTTGACACTGTAGATTTAGAAAGACTGTGTCTGCTCATCCTATTCTCTATAAATTAAAAGTTCCTCAACTTCATTTATAAAATTTTGCGCACTTTTATCTGAAATAGCAAGTTGTTCTTTTAAAAGAGTCAAATCCCAATCCGCCGACAGTTCATTAAAATAGTTTAACCAGCGATCGGTACCATAAATAAGATTTATAGGTAAGTCTGTATAATTATATTCATAGCCCGGATCAGACCATTTGAATGTTTCTTTATGATAAATGTTACAAAATGTTAAAAATGTAATCCCTAAATTGAATAAGTTTGTATTTTGTGGATTTTCTATATGAAATTGTAGTCCATAACATATTTGGTTATGATGTTTATTAAATGTTGGTCTAAAATTATGTGGGCGAATAACAATTGAAGAGGTATTATTTTTATCATTTAAGTAGATTTCTTTATGATTATTTAAAAACTTAAGACATTCAATGTTATTTAACCATGGTGCACCAATAAGTTGAAATGGTATGGTACTTCCTCGTCCTTCACTAATGTTTGTTCCCTCAAGGATAACAAAAGAAGGAAAAAAATAAGCTGATTCCCAGCATGGAATATTTGGAGATGGCATTGCCCAATTGATTGATTTAAAAGAGGATATATTTTCATTTCGCGAAAGATTATCAACAGAAATAACTTTATAATCAACATTGAGTTTATCATATTTTATGAAATAATAACCTAATTCACCCATCGTTAGACCATGTCGCATTGGAATATCATACCAACCTACAAAACTATGCCATTTTAATTCAAGCCTATCACCCTCAACAAAATTCCAGTTTTTATTTGCTTCATTTTTCAAACATAGTCCTAATGGATTTGGACGATCTAGTACGACTACTTTTTTTCCAAATTTTGCAGCGGCCTTTAGACATGCAGCAAGAGTTAGCATATAAGTATATACTCTACATCCTATATCTTGTAAGTCCACTATTAAGGTATCAATGGTTTCCATTTGTGCAGCTGTAGGTTCTCTTGTTTTAGAATAAAGACTATATAAAGGAACTTTTTTCCCATCATAAAATGTATAGAAATCATCAGGAGTTTCTCGCATGTTGTCTTGTTCTGTTTGGAAATATCCATGCTGGGGACCAAAAACACAAGCTATTTCTGTGGTATTGATTTGTTTAGTTGCTGAATATAATATTTCACAACTTGGTTCATAGCTAGATGTAATTGATGTCTGATTAACTACAATTCCAATTTTACCAAAATTTGCAATTATTTTTGGATTATTTTTAATTTTATCTATACTTGGTTTCATTGAGATCCTCATAAATATTGCTTATTCTAATCAATATTTTTAAATTGCGTCTTATGCTTGTCTTAAGCAATTCTTGCCTATTTAAGAAGAAGAAAGTCTCTCCGAATTTTTAGGCAGTCCTTGTTTATGATGGCATAATAAAATTTAAAAATAAATTTTAATGCTGCCGTAAAATGAAGAAAAATCATTTACGTTTTAAGAAATAAGGAAATGGCAATCAGGAGGATTGCTCACTCCACTTTGTGGGGAAAAAGGTTTCATGGAGGAAACAGAGTATGGGTTTGCGAATTCAGACCAATATGCAGTCTCTTAACTCTCAACGGGTTTTACATCTTTCAACAATGGCGAATGATTTGTCTATGGAAAAATTAAGTTCAGGATATCGAATCAATAGAGCAGCAGATGACGCCGCTGGGCTTGCTATTAGTGAAAAAATTAAAGCAGATATTCGCGGCTTAAATATGGCGAAAAGAAATGCGAATGATGGTATTTCAATGGTACAAGTTGCTGAAGGTGGTATGAATGAAATTGGAAATATTTTAAATCGCCTTCGTGAGCTTTCCGTTCAAGGTGCTTCAGATACAATAGGTAACAATGAGCGTGATTTTATTCACAAAGAATATGTTGCATTAAAAGACGAAATTGATCGTATAACTAATTCCACAGAGTATAACGGAAGTTTGTTGTTAATTGGAAAAAATGCTGAAGATAAAATTCCAGATCCTATGATGTTGAATCGTGCAAATACTCCTCCATTTGAAGTTCAAGTTGGTAAAAACTGGTATGAAGGAGTTGATGCTATGGGTATAGATAACCCATTTGGCAGAAATCCTGTTAACATAATTCGCATTAAATTTGATCAAATTGATACAAGTACAGTTGGATTAAATTTAGGTAGAGGAAATGATGATTCTGAAGGATCAATTGGTGTTTTTCAAGCTGATCAAAAGGATTCTACTTTTTCAAAAAATAGGGCTCAACGCTCTATTGCTAAAATAGATCAAGCAATTAATACAATTGCAGGATTTAGAGCAGATCTCGGTGCTATCCAAAATAGATTGAATTCAACAATAGCAAACCTTGCTATTCAAAGCGAAAACTTTTCTGCAGCTAATAGCCGTATCCGTGATACTGACTTTGCTGAAGAAACAACAAGATAT
The Pigmentibacter ruber genome window above contains:
- the trpS gene encoding tryptophan--tRNA ligase, producing the protein MKESTQKLENLDIQKMKSNKKRFLTGIKPTGEVHIGNYFGAIKPCIEQSQDKDNEVILMCVDWHGLTNKNEIFRPGELSHPLIALYLALGFNINDNSIVLQSNFPQIQENSWYLSCVTASGMLERSHAYKDALANGKTPTAGLLFYPALMSSDILTFDSHFVPVGKDQAQHLEYASDMAQLFNNAVKKNVFNIPKAIIQETPTLVGTDGERKMSKSYDNVIPIFSTKKELERKVKEIKTDSKGLDDPKDPNTCTIFQIFKSFASPQAISYMEERLKRGIGYGYGHAKKDFIDEHEKVFGAYREKYEYYLNDINAVRKLLRPGYERAHSYAEQVTKRAREALNLKNYW
- the pyk gene encoding pyruvate kinase; this encodes MDLNKLPRTKIVCTLGPSSSNKEMISKLIDAGMNVARLNFSHGDHEMHAANIALIREISREKNKQVAILQDLQGPKIRTGKLKDGGIKITRGQVLTLRYAPEQTSNEFIPIDYRELANDVKIGARILLDDGLLAMKIIEIKGADVICEVTHGGFLKSRKGVNFPECHLSIPATTEKDIRDLLFGVAQGVDYVALSFVQTPSDVAKLKMMLRALGADTPVVTKVEMLGAINYIDEICDVSDGIMVARGDLGVECGFANVAAYQKKIIEAALKKGKPVIVATQMLDSMIEHRRPTKAEVCDVANAVFDHADATMLSGESASGKYPELAVATMRDILNRVDNSKTLAPIEIFPFNQNEDEFSGEAFAKTAVELAEKMNATAIICLTLTGSMARYVAKYRPQTPVIAFSPRPDVVRKLCLVRGVLGVLNNIFYDTDTAFSEIGKYLVKEGFVKEGDLILITGGIPVSQMLPTNTLKVHRVTKADFL
- a CDS encoding exodeoxyribonuclease VII small subunit, with amino-acid sequence MENQSYPVLLKQVNDILMKMENETIPIDELSQKLAEAYNLIEKLKSQLFNAEIQIEQIINSRNLNSNTSEENNGSQ
- the xseA gene encoding exodeoxyribonuclease VII large subunit, coding for MKILLNKQEQKIILSGNTFNLKEKIKIIGGKWDPLAKNWWLFLTNENLENLKKLGLSIEDHFDIKNLESPAIPTDSYSVTNFLLFINNIITKNLFHNYWISGEISNLKQSNEHLFFDLIDKEQASSNFNKTASIPCIIWVNVRKRLDSKLNQILFSDGTKIKILIRCEFRKEGAKIIGIIEDIDIHFTQGELALQRLAIVQSLKNKGLYHKNKNISFPSYPLKIALITAKDSRAYSDFINELSLSKIAFKITLFDCNMQGEKTAENIVSAFQIVAKNTFFYDCVVITRGGGSRLDLRWFDDFSIAEQIALCPLPVLTAIGHFDDNSIADEVANISEKTPTAAARILTDTVLHSYQFFFQKVDNITYFLLKRLAKEKNFILSLQEKCTSSALKRIQSEQKNLKNIEKMLKIIKSSIEQNLQRGFALVYDDANNLLQGKHFLSPTYSKNLKLKFAGDCENHYIFVEVLVKAVSESRESTELDF
- a CDS encoding DUF1343 domain-containing protein — its product is MKPSIDKIKNNPKIIANFGKIGIVVNQTSITSSYEPSCEILYSATKQINTTEIACVFGPQHGYFQTEQDNMRETPDDFYTFYDGKKVPLYSLYSKTREPTAAQMETIDTLIVDLQDIGCRVYTYMLTLAACLKAAAKFGKKVVVLDRPNPLGLCLKNEANKNWNFVEGDRLELKWHSFVGWYDIPMRHGLTMGELGYYFIKYDKLNVDYKVISVDNLSRNENISSFKSINWAMPSPNIPCWESAYFFPSFVILEGTNISEGRGSTIPFQLIGAPWLNNIECLKFLNNHKEIYLNDKNNTSSIVIRPHNFRPTFNKHHNQICYGLQFHIENPQNTNLFNLGITFLTFCNIYHKETFKWSDPGYEYNYTDLPINLIYGTDRWLNYFNELSADWDLTLLKEQLAISDKSAQNFINEVEELLIYRE
- a CDS encoding flagellin N-terminal helical domain-containing protein translates to MGLRIQTNMQSLNSQRVLHLSTMANDLSMEKLSSGYRINRAADDAAGLAISEKIKADIRGLNMAKRNANDGISMVQVAEGGMNEIGNILNRLRELSVQGASDTIGNNERDFIHKEYVALKDEIDRITNSTEYNGSLLLIGKNAEDKIPDPMMLNRANTPPFEVQVGKNWYEGVDAMGIDNPFGRNPVNIIRIKFDQIDTSTVGLNLGRGNDDSEGSIGVFQADQKDSTFSKNRAQRSIAKIDQAINTIAGFRADLGAIQNRLNSTIANLAIQSENFSAANSRIRDTDFAEETTRYTQSNILKQAGIAVLTQANQSPQAALRLLG